A section of the Fusarium falciforme chromosome 8, complete sequence genome encodes:
- a CDS encoding Zn(2)-C6 fungal-type domain-containing protein codes for MVEETGPLVSQPLFRSGQMDNADMKLLWFYTSATSTSFSIDDGRFNPVSEILKTRMVQVAFENPFLMDSLFALASLHMQSLNQECDPSRALAYRARSFEGYRRAVEQARPETYPALIANSLLLTALSSQNFRDDDSKELYIIDWMIVWRGIGLVIDLMGVERLFDSGLYALFSRPPIDLEKATGAIPNNLLFMVTSIKADDPDFTDIDTYYETLKYLGSLYHNMNDGISPVMMLRIITWFTFIPRHFIQLARERRPRALVILAYYSAFLKLTKVVWWLKNVGDRSLNDLCQYLGPEWQHLLIVPQMARLVDTDIGIARVLFENPNWVPSTPSSLRIDPTAAITFLDDEGRRVEWTPSEKKLVLLDPRKDNTMDEWKNDPELWKPAD; via the coding sequence ATGGTCGAGGAGACTGGGCCCCTGGTATCACAACCACTCTTCCGTTCTGGTCAAATGGACAATGCCGACATGAAGCTCCTATGGTTCTATACCAGCGCAACTAGCACTTCATTTTCCATCGATGATGGCCGTTTCAACCCCGTCAGcgagatcctcaagactCGCATGGTCCAGGTCGCCTTTGAGAATCCCTTCCTCATGGACTCCCTCTTCGCCCTCGCCAGCCTTCACATGCAGAGCCTCAACCAGGAGTGCGATCCTTCCCGCGCCCTCGCGTATCGCGCTCGTTCTTTCGAAGGTTATCGCCGTGCTGTCGAGCAAGCTCGCCCAGAGACATATCCCGCCCTCATCGCCAACTCCCTCCTCCTAActgccctctcctctcaAAACTTCCGAGATGACGACTCGAAAGAGCTGTACATTATCGACTGGATGATTGTCTGGCGCGGCATCGGCCTTGTCATTGACCTCATGGGGGTTGAGAGACTCTTTGACTCTGGTCTCTATGCCCTCTTCTCTCGCCCGCCCATAGACCTCGAAAAGGCCACCGGTGCAATACCCAACAACCTTCTCTTCATGGTTACCTCAATCAAGGCCGACGACCCGGATTTTACTGACATCGACACTTACTACGAGACGCTCAAGTACCTGGGTTCTCTATATCACAATATGAACGACGGCATCAGTCCCGTCATGATGCTCCGCATCATTACCTGGTTCACCTTCATCCCTCGTCATTTCATCCAACTCGCCCGTGAGCGCCGTCCCCGAgccctcgtcatcctcgcctaCTACTCCGCCTTTCTCAAGCTCACCAAAGTCGTCTGGTGGCTCAAGAACGTTGGCGATCGCTCCTTAAACGACCTTTGCCAGTACCTCGGCCCAGAGTGGCAGCATCTCCTGATAGTGCCGCAGATGGCCCGCCTAGTCGACACAGACATAGGGATTGCAAGAGTACTGTTTGAGAACCCTAACTGGGTGCCTAGCACGCCCAGCAGCCTCCGCATAGATCCTACAGCAGCCATTACGTTCCTGGACGACGAGGGGCGGCGAGTTGAGTGGACACCTTCCGAGAAGAAACTTGTTCTCCTAGATCCTAGGAAAGACAACACAATGGATGAGTGGAAAAATGATCCCGAGCTGTGGAAGCCAGCAGATTGA
- a CDS encoding ATP synthase subunit beta, translating into MFKSGISSFARAARPAVLPRRALRPASFRLPISSRWASTASVGTGKIHQVIGAVVDVKFDGAKLPAILNSLETQNNGQKLVLEVSQHLGENVVRCIAMDGTEGLVRGAPAVDTGAPITIPVGPQTLGRIMNVTGDPIDERGPIKSDKRLPIHQEAPEFVEQSTSAEILVTGIKVVDLLAPYARGGKIGLFGGAGVGKTVFIQELINNIAKAHGGYSVFTGVGERTREGNDLYHEMQETSVIQLDGDSKVALVFGQMNEPPGARARVALTGLTIAEYFRDEEGQDVLLFIDNIFRFTQAGSEVSALLGRIPSAVGYQPTLAVDMGGMQERITTTKKGSITSVQAVYVPADDLTDPAPATTFAHLDATTVLSRGISELGIYPAVDPLDSKSRMLDPRVVGQEHYDTATRVQQILQEYKSLQDIIAILGMDELSEADKLTVERARKIQRFLSQPFTVAQVFTGIEGALVDLKETINSFKAILNGEGDSLPEGAFYMVGDFASAKAKGEKILAELENN; encoded by the exons ATGTTCAAGAG CGGCATTTCCTCCTTCGCCCGCGCGGCTCGCCCGGCCGTCCTCCCTCGACGTGCCCTCCGACCTGCCTCTTTCCGACTCCCCATCAGCAGCCGATGGGCGAGCACTGCCAGCGTTGGCACCGGCAAGATTCACCAG GTCATCGGTGCCGTCGTCGACG TCAAGTTCGATGGCGCTAAGCTCCCCGCCATTCTCAACTCCCTTGAGACTCAGAACAATGGCCAGAAGCTCGTGCTCGAGGTTTCC caacatCTTGGTGAGAACGTCGTCCGATGCATTGCCATGGACGGTACCGAGGGTCTCGTCCGAGGTGCTCCCGCTGTCGACACCGGTgctcccatcaccatccccgTCGGTCCCCAGACCCTCGGCCGTATCATGAACGTCACTGGTGACCCCATTGACGAGCGTGGCCCCATCAAGTCTGACAAGCGCCTGCCCATTCACCAAGAAGCCCCCGAGTTCGTCGAGCAGTCCACTTCCGCTGAGATTCTCGTCACTGGTATCAAGGTCGTCGATCTTCTTGCCCCCTACGCCCGTGGTGGAAAGATTGGTCTCTTCGGTGGTGCCGGTGTCGGCAAGACAGTGTTCATTCAGgagctcatcaacaacatcgccAAGGCTCACGGTGGTTACTCCGTCTTCACTGGTGTCGGTGAGCGAACCCGTGAGGGTAACGATCTGTACCACGAAATGCAGGAGACCTCCGTCATTCAGCTTGACGGTGACTCCAAGGTCGCCCTGGTCTTCGGTCAGATGAACGAGCCCCCAGGTGCCCGTGCCCGTGTCGCCCTTACTGGTTTGACCATCGCCGAGTACTTCCGCGACGAGGAGGGTCAGGATG TGCTGCTCTTCATTGACAACATTTTCCGATTCACCCAGGCCGGTTCCGAGGTGTCTGCCCTTCTGGGTCGTATCCCCTCTGCCGTCGGTTACCAGCCCACTCTTGCCGTCGACATGGGTGGTATGCAGGAGCgtatcaccaccaccaagaagGGTTCCATTACTTCCGTCCAGGCCGTCTACGTCCCTGCTGACGATTTGACTGATCCTGCTCCCGCCACCACCTTCGCTCACTTGGACGCCACCACTGTCTTGTCCCGTGGTATCTCCGAGTTGGGTATCTACCCCGCTGTCGACCCTCTCGACTCCAAGTCCCGTATGCTCGACCCCCGAGTTGTCGGTCAGGAGCACTACGACACCGCTACCCGCGTCCAGCAGATCCTCCAGGAGTACAAGTCTCTCCAGGATATCATTGCCATTCTTGGTATGGACGAGTTGTCGGAGGCTGACAAGCTTACCGTCGAGCGTGCCCGTAAGATCCAGCGTTTCCTGAGCCAGCCCTTCACTGTCGCCCAGGTTTTCACTGGTATTGAGGGTGCTCTGGTCGACCTCAAGGAGACCATCAACTccttcaaggccatcctTAACGGTGAGGGCGACAGCCTTCCCGAGGGTGCCTTCTACATGGTCGGTGACTTCGCctcggccaaggccaagggtgaGAAGATTCTGGCTGAGCTGGAGAACAACTAA
- a CDS encoding 1,4-alpha-glucan-branching enzyme, producing the protein MAAIVEKSSNSLDPNNTNGAADGIPNDGTGVVKLDPWLSPFSDALRRRFSKAQEWIKAINDNEGGLEKFSRGTEKFGLNVDANNNIVYREWAPNATEAYLIGDFNNWDRTTHPMKKGPFGVFEITVPAKDGQPAIPHNSKIKISLTLPNGERADRLPAWIKYVTQDLSVSPAYDARFWNPPASETYKFKHARPKKPESARVYEAHVGISSPEQRVATYKEFTKNMLPRIKDLGYNVIQLMAVMEHAYYASFGYQVNNFFAASSRYGPPEDLKELIDTAHSMGIVVLLDVVHSHASKNVLDGLNEFDGTDHQYFHGGGKGRHDQWDSRLFNYGHHEVMRFLLSNLRFWMDEYQFDGFRFDGVTSMLYIHHGMGTGFSGGYHEYFGADVDEEAVVYLMLANEMLHLLYPDVITIAEDVSGMPALCLPLSLGGVGFDYRLAMAIPDMWIKILKELKDDDWDIGNICHTLTNRRHGEKTIAYAESHDQALVGDKTLMMHLCDAEMYTNMSTLSPLTPVIDRGMALHKMIRLLTHSLGGEGYLNFEGNEFGHPEWLDFPREGNNNSFWYARRQLNLTEDHLLRYQFLNNFDRQMNNCEAKYGWLHAPQAYISLKNENDKVIVFERAGLVFVFNFHPTNSFSDYRIGIDVAGTYRVVLNTDSKDVGGFNRIDEGTRFFTTAMEWNNRKNWTHVYIPCRTALVLALESTVSQNP; encoded by the exons ATGGCTGCAATCGTCGAGAAGTCGTCCAATTCCCTGGACCCCAACAATACCAATGGTGCTGCGGATGGCATTCCCAATGATGGTACAG GTGTCGTCAAGCTTGACCCCTGGCTGTCCCCTTTCAGCGACGCCCTGAGGAGACGATTTTCAAAGGCCCAAGAATGGATCAAGGCCATTAACGACAATGAGGGTGGTCTCGAGAAGTTCAGCAGG GGCACCGAAAAGTTTGGATTGAACGTCgatgccaacaacaacatcgtCTACCGCGAATGGGCACCCAATGCCACCGAGGCATACCTGATTGGAGACTTCA ACAACTGGGATCGCACCACCCATCCCATGAAGAAGGGACCTTTTGGTGTCTTCGAGATCACTGTTCCAGCCAAGGATGGCCAGCCTGCTATTCCTCACAACTCCAAGATCAAG ATCTCCCTCACTCTGCCCAATGGCGAGCGTGCCGATCGACTCCCCGCATGGATCAAGTACGTGACACAGGACCTGTCCGTGTCGCCCGCCTATGACGCCCGCTTCTGGAACCCTCCCGCCTCCGAGACGTACAAGTTCAAGCATGCGCGACCTAAGAAGCCCGAAAGCGCTCGTGTGTACGAGGCCCATGTTGGTATCTCCAGCCCCGAGCAGCGGGTTGCAACCTACAAGGAGTTCACCAAGAATATGCTTCCCAGGATCAAGGATCTTGGCTACAACGTGATCCAATTGATGGCTGTCATGGAGCATGCCTACTACGCCAGTTTTGGTTATCAGGTCAACAACTTCTTTGCGGCGAGCAGTCGATATGGTCCTCCCGAGgacctcaaggagctcattgACACTGCGCACAGCATGGGTATTGTCGTACTCCTTGACGTCGTCCACAGCCATGCGTCCAAGAACGTGCTCGATGGCCTCAACGAGTTTGATGGCACTGACCACCAGTATTTCCATGGCGGCGGCAAGGGTCGCCATGATCAGTGGGACAGCCGACTCTTCAACTATGGCCACCATGAGGTGATGAGGTTCCTGCTGAGCAACTTGCGCTTCTGGATGGATGAGTACCAGTTTGATGGATTCCGATTTGACGGAGTCACTAGCATGCTTTACATCCACCATGGCATGGGAAC GGGTTTCTCCGGAGGCTACCACGAGTACTTTGGTGCAGATGTCGATGAGGAGGCTGTCGTCTATCTCATGCTGGCGAATGAGATGCTTCACCTCCTTTACCCAGATGTCATCACCATTGCCGAGGATGTTTCGGGCATGCCTGCTCTGTGTCTGCCACTATCACTCGGAGGCGTTGGCTTTGACTACCGTCTCGCCATGGCAATTCCTGACATGTGGATCAAGATCctgaaggagctcaaggatgaTGACTGGGACATTGGCAACATCTGCCACACCTTGACAAACCGGCGTCATGGCGAGAAGACGATCGCATATGCCGAGAGTCACGATCAAGC GCTTGTTGGTGACAAGACACTCATGATGCATCTGTGTGATGCCGAGATGTACACCAACATGTCGACATTGTCGCCTCTGACCCCAGTCATTGATCGGGGTATGGCACTCCACAAGATGATCCGCCTTCTCACACATAGCTTAGGAGGTGAGGGCTACCTCAACTTCGAAGGTAATGAGTTTGGCCACCCTGAGTGGCTTGACTTCCCCCGAGAGGGAAACAACAACTCCTTCTGGTATGCTCGACGACAGCTCAACCTCACGGAAGATCATTTGTTGCGATATCAGTTCCTCAACAACTTTGACCGGCAGATGAACAACTGCGAGGCCAAGTACGGATGGCTCCACGCACCGCAGGCTTACATCTCACTGAAGAACGAGAATGACAAGGTGATCGTGTTTGAGCGTGCCGGCCTGGTATTCGTCTTCAACTTCCACCCGACCAACAGCTTCAGTGATTACCGGATCGGCATCGACGTTGCTGGAACATACCGAGTAGTCCTGAACACGGACAGCAAGGATGTTGGCGGATTCAACCGCATCGACGAGGGCACACGGTTCTTTACGACCGCTATGGAATGGAACAACAGGAAGAACTGGACACACGTGTACATTCCTTGCCGAACTGCTCTG GTTCTGGCGCTCGAGTCGACGGTTTCTCAGAACCCCTAA